The sequence GGTcttaacattaacaaacaaataacttagGGACATCATTACAAAGAAACCAAAAAAACTTGATTGAAATAAACAGACttgaagcaaaatatatttttccaagGATTccctgttttaaccacttgtaTCACTACAGAGTAGTGTGTTGGTTGTCAACATGTCAGCATACACTAAAATTACGCCACCTAAGGAAtccttaacgttgcaatttgtttCGTCCTGACATCAGTAAAACGTAcacatgtcatgaatcacgagaacaATTATGTACTCTGTATGCTACAACACAGTATAACATATGAACTCCAAAagcaagaaacagaaatattgtcACTCTTAATTTTAGTTCTATTTGCTCTTGAAGTGGTGGGcggagctcagatagccctttatacagctttgtgattaatttcaaacaaacaaaatactctcGGAACGGAAGACTTTAGGAACCCTGcgatagttttgtttgtttgtaattaagaacaaatctacacaatgggctatgtaagctctgcccaccacaggtaccgaaacccagattctagtgatgtaagtccggagacatgctgctgtgccactagggaaccCCTGCAGAAGTTCATCTAGTACATTGAAAAACATCGAATTAAAGAGACACTAAACATTTTCCtcgtgtttataaaaacaaaacctattttgGTTTTAAGTGTGGTTTTTGATATCCGTGTCTCAGGTATATACCTTTTTAAAAACtcgttattttgttttctagCGCTGAGCCCAAGAGATCTAATAACCATACACACTTCGTaactaaaaggaaaacaaaagtgaatcaaaacaaaataaaaaaggtggTTGCAATTCATATATTCTTACTAAACAATATCATTAgcgtaaaatatttataaaacactcTATTGTGCACTGCGCcatcttcattttattttaatcaacaaaaacagtttcaaaataatattttaatactcttTCAGCTCCATGCTATCATGCCATTAAAGATGAAACGCTCTAACTGTGTGAAGAGGACAAGAAGTTCCAGAACCTGCTTACGAGTGAAACCAAGATGGTGTTCAGCATCAGTGGGAAGAGAAAATCCATGATTATATCTAAAGTTTCATCAAGGAGACTGATGATATGTGGAAATTCAATATCAAAACTTGCCATGACATATGAACCAGCAGATGGAAGTTTAGAGATTTCCGAAGCAAAGGTAAAAGAATCAGTACTCGCGAATTCGTTAAATGTATGGGATTTAAAGATAGAAACAATAAATGCAGACAGGTTGTATTTACAAAGTCTTCAACTTTGAAGAGGGTATCCAGGTTTGAGTACTTTGGATAGGCCATGAAGAATATCCCGTGGTTTGGCATCGCGTGGGGCAATTTGTTGAAAAGTCGTTTCATAGATAACCATTTAGTTTTTGAGGGTCTTGAGGGAACGTAGGGCCTTATCTTCTCTCTGAAAGGTTAGGGACAACAAGtctgtatcttttatttttttttaatttccaaggGTCACTAAGCTGGTGGTTTAGTTTATCAATATACTCAGATTTTTCCGTGATAATAATACCTTTGTCTGCTTTAGTaacaataacatttgtttttaaacataattttatgggTTTGTTGTTCAACCTTATTTAATGGAGAGGACAACAGGGATTATATCTGTGCAATGAAGACAGAGCAATGTTTTTCAGTTTCGTTTTTATGAAATCTTGCTTCGTGTTGTTGTTTGATTTAGATATCGCTGGTGAGGCTTGATtaggtttgtttcgaattttgtgcaaatctacacgagtgctatctacgctagccgtccttaatttatcagtgtaagtctagaggagaggcagctggtcatcaccactcttggactactcttttaccaaagaatagtaggattgaccatcacattaaaacgccccgacggctgaaagggtaagcatgtttgatgtgacggggattcgaactcgcgaccttcagattacgaatcgagtgccataaccacctggccatgccgcggcCCACTGGAAAGGAAGTAAGGGTTTtgtaaacttttatcaaaattgtaaataaaagctATATAGTTTAGTTTGAAAGCTGGAATGTTAAAGTTTAGATAGAGCTTGCCGACAAAGAAACATTATCAAGATGAAGATaacttaaattaaatattacattatttggaTTAAAGGTGGAAGTCGCTgagattaaatattacattatcagGATTAAAGGTGGAAGTCACTGagattaaacattacattatcagGATTAAAGGTGGAAGTGACTtagattaaatattacattatcagGACTAAAGGTGGAAGTCACTGagattaaacattacattatcagGATTAAAGGTGGAAGTCACTGagattaaacattacattacCAGGATTAAGGTTTTCTATTTTGTTCGTTAATTTACAAAACTAGATGTAGACTTGTCATCCTTAAACTTTGAGAGAGAAGATAAGGTCCTACGTTTCTTCAAGACATccataaaaatctaaaatatttaaaacgatTTAAACAAATTGTCTTACGTGGCACAAATCACACTTGACCAATTTTGGTATTGAATCTCTATATACCAACAAGCCCCTTGACGAAACTTTAAATCTAATCGTGGACATTCCCTTTCCCACCGACACTGAACACCATCGTGGTTTCACTCGTAAACCATTCCTGGAACTGCTTGTCCTCCCCACAAAGTCAACATGACGACATCCAACATTCGTTTAAAACTTCCTAACAGTGAAAACAGAACACGTATCGTGATTTCTCTCTGTGTTGTTAGAGACAGAGTTACGTACCCACTTTAAACGTAATGTCGTCCATCCCAATCTTGTTAAGATGAGATCTGAAGGTACGAGTTAACTGTTTGCGGTGGTAATCTGCTTCGATCTCTTGCTTCGTCCGAGGAATGCGACATTTCATAAAGCAACAGAGAAGGACAACTGAAAATACAATATGAGGAATgagatttgttttcataaaagttCCATTAActgttcgtttgtagttaagcacaaatttatataagggaatatctgtgctctgacaaccacgggtatcaaaacccagttttgaTAAATCCGCAGAGATACAGATGTATCGCTTGAATGTGATAAAAGTACTGTTATTGTCTGCTTTCTGGAAATGATGTTGAAATGGAATTACTTGCTTAAGTCTCTATAAACCTTTTGCGCTGTGACTGTTAAGTGAAATAACCcggttttgtgtgtgttttgttataacaaaaccacattggactatctattgtgtccaccaagaggaatcgaaccactgattttagtgttgtaaatccgtagagttctCGTTGTCTCAGAGGGAGACAAGTCGGTTTTTCAAGCATCAGTTTCTCATCGTAGTCACTAATCAGACTTTTCACTATCCTGGTGGTTCAATGGTAGTTATAAGTGTTTTTAAGGCTTAATATAGGGTTTCGATACAtacagtggacagagcacaaacagTCCCTTTCTGTTTAACGACAAACGAACAAGTCATCATATAAATCACTTTGACTGAAATGCTTTCaaacagcctgaatgtttggatCACTCTGTAAGCCACCTTTCCCCGAGGGATATTCCATCTGCTGTCGTTATGATATTTTGGAAATATGttcaacagaaatattataaGGGTCCACTGAAGAAGAGATTTTGATATTCTATGGTTTACTGATAATTATATGCGTATATTTAACACATCAGAGAAGATAATTTTCAGTAATTGTTAGACAATTTTCAGCATCTGAAACTTTGAAGACAACCCAGATTACTTTCAGATCGAACAATGAACTTTACTCTGCTCTTAGCACGATGTTGGAATTCtatttatattctgtattatTGATCTGTGTGTTAAACTTTGGGTTCGATaacaaaatcaaatcaaacaGAACCTACGAGGATTGGAAACACCGAGTCCAACTGAGTTACTTACCAAGAACGATCAGTCCAGCTATACTGAGGAAGAGGAGCTGCCAAACTCGAAACCCAGCAACGACGTTCATTTCTAGCCAGTCTGGAGCCTGGGGTTCAGTGGTAACTTCCAAGTCTGGACAGGAACACTCCTAGATGAGGAAAACAACAGTAATCACTTGTGTTCTTTGCTAACATCCTAGATCAGGAAAACAATAGTCATTACTTGTGTTCCTTGTTACCATCCTAGATCAGGAAAACAATAGTCATCACTTGTGTTGTTTGTTACCATCCTAGATCAGGAAAACAATAGTCATCACTTGTGTTCCTTGTTACCATCCTAGATCAGGAAAACAATAGTCATAACTTGTGTTCCTTGTTACCATCCTAGATCAGGAAAACAATAGTCATCACTTGTGTTGTTTGTTACCATCCTAGATCGGGAAAACAACAGTCATAACTTGTGTTCCTTGTTACCATCCTAGATCAGGAAAACAATAGTCATAACTTGTGTTCCTTGTTACCATCCTAGATCAGGAAAACAATAGTCATTACTTGTGTTGTTTGTTACCATCCTAGATCGGGAAAACAACAGTCATAACTTGTGTTCCTTGTTACCATCCTAGATCAGGAAAACAACAGTCATAACTCGTGTTCTTTGTTACCAACAAACAATACCTTTTCCCCGTGGCTCTAAACAAATACAACCCGTACCCCAGTGAACCCAGTACCACTTTTTGTAAGAAAGTGTTACGTGTAAcctttgtattaacattttaagaataatCAACAGTTCGGTGGTTTTCTACAACAATATGGTAACAATAACCAACAGCTCGGTGGCTTTCTACAATAATAAGTTAACAATAACCAATAATTCGCCTGATGAAACGCATACTTATGGCTATCAAGATAATAACCGTCTGATGAAATACACAATTATGGTCACTGAAATAATAACTTTCTGATAGAATACATAATTATGgtcttcaaaatatttacttGAACAATGTTCTTCATGTCTGATTCTATTCTGAGCGTGTGTATATTTCTTATAGGAAAGTCACAATGGGTTATCagctgagtccacctaggggaataTTCCGAGCGTGGTCCAAAAGGATTAGCATGCCGAATCGTGGATATGATGGTCCATAGGTAgtttataagagtaacagtcaaatcatATGAGTTCATTAGCCTAGCTCCAGAATGTTCGTTGGGTGCTATTGTCTCAGAGGAAAGCTAAgccttgtgtagctctgtgtgaaCACACAATATGAACGAAATTATTGTACTATTATAGTTGATAATGACAGAAGCAAAGTGAATTAACTCGATTACCCGttatcagaaagaaattaaagtaaaGTACTATTATTACTGAACCACACGTACTGTAGAAAGACTGAACATTTTAAGAACAAAACATACCAGttaacgtaaaataaaaatatgttgtctGATCCATTCCCAAACTGATAATTATGCTGGGTTATGACTACTGTTCTTCAGCTAAAGGTTTCTGTCACACGCTAACCAGTTCTTCTGTCTCGCTTCTTCGTCAGTTAGGACTAGCTTCTACATATGTGTAACACACGTTCAGAAGCACGTGGTCCTACAATTGGGGCGTTGTACCGACCACACCCTGCTCACGATAAAAAAACAATTGAGATCACATGTATTCACTTGGACTTTACCATAACTTCTTTTGGGGATTTCAACTGATCACTCCGCCCTATCTAATCCTCACAGTATATACAAACAGCCATGTTTACAGAAGGCTTAGATTCTTAAGAAAAGAGGGAAGTAGATAAGTTATAATTAGGGGAGCGTATCACATCACAGCAGTAGATACCTATTGATGCCACAATACGATATATATCCAGACACAGAAGTTTTATCAacggtttgttacaaagtttgaaaggtttgtctgtaatttattatctgtattactaacattgttacaaagtttgacagtcttgtctgtaatttattatctatattactaacattgttacaaagtttgttaagtcttgtctgtaatttattatctatattactaacattgttacaaagtttattacagtcttatctgtaatttattatccacattactaacattgttacaaagtttgacagtcctgtctgtaatttattatctatattactaacattgttacaaagtttgtcacagtcttgtctgtaatttattatctgttttactaacattgttacaaagtttgttacagtcttgtctgtagtttattatctgtattactaacattgttacaaagtttgttacagtcttgtctgtaatttattatctatattactaacattgttacaaagtttgttacagtattgtctgtaattaattatctgttttactaacattgttacaaagtttgttacagtcttgtctgtagtttattatctgtattactaacattgttacaaagtttgttacattcttgtctgtagtttattatctatattactaacattgttacaaagtttgttacattcttgtctgtagtttattatctatattactaacattgttacaaagtttgttacagtcttgtctgtaatttattatctatattacaaacattgttacaaagtttattacagtcttatctgtaatttattatctatattactaacattgttacaaagtttgttacagtcttgtctgtaatttattatctgttttactaacattgttacaaagtttgttacagtcttgtctgtagtttattatctgtattactaacattgttacaaagtttgacagtcttgtctgtaatttattatctgtattactaacattgttacaaagtttgacagtcttgtctgtaatttattatctgtattactaacactgttacaaagtttgttacattcttgtctgtaatttattatctgtattactaacattgttacaaagttagttacagtcttgtctgtaatttattatctgtattactaacattgttacaaagtttgttacattcttgtctgtagtttattatctatattactaacattgttacaaagtttgttacagtcttgtctgtaatttattatctgtattactaacactgttacaaagtttgttacattcttgtctgtaatttattatctgtattactaacactgttacaaagtttgttacattcttgtctgtaatttattatctgtattactaacattgttacaaagttagttacagtcttgtctgtaatttattatctgtattactaacactgttacaaagtttgttacattcttgtctgtagtttattatctatattactaacattgttacaaagttttacagtcttgtctgtaatttattatctatattactagcattgttacaaagtttgttacagtcttgtaatttattatctgttttactaaatttacaaagtttgttacagtcttgtctgtagtttattatcattactaacattgttacaaagtttgacagtcttgtctgtaatttattatctgtattactaacactgttacaaagtttgttacattcttgtctgtaatttattatctgtattactaacactgttacaaagtttgttacattcttgtctgtaatttattatctgtattactaacattgttacaaagtttgttatattcttgtctgtagtttattatctatattactaacattgttacaaagttttacagtcttgtctgtaatttattatctatattactagcattgttacaaagtttgttacagtcgtgtctgtagtttattatctatattactaaatattgtCTTATTTGAGTTCATAGTGTTTCTTTTCAAATTCTCAGGTTTAATCAACTAAATGGTAGCTGACaagagaagtgaaataaaacagattatttaaattttattattgttaatttatattaactttacatgtaatgttttaataacataaataaagacAACATCTATTCAATACTGATCTTcatttattgaatcattaatttttaaccattttattagaatttattatttttaatgtataaaagtgTTTACTGAACACGTGACAAGTTTCATGAAGATACATTGATCTTACTGACGACGTACTGACGCCTCGTATTACAGTTTCAGGATACGAAATTCGTATCACATCCATGTGTCATGAAACCTCTGATGTTCACTCAGAATATGATTTCCTTCTAGCGATGTCGTTTTAGGGTGGCTAagacaatgaaaaaaataataaagtatttaatagtTACCTGCACGAGGAGATTGTTTCACTCATTTTATCTGTTTAAGAACTACCAGTCACGTGATATCTCATTCATTCATCTTCATTATACGCAATAGGCTTGAACGTTGTCTCTTTCTTGTAGTTCATTACACTATACGGTTGTTTTACGACATCGTTTTAACACAAACACATAAATgtctattttgaatttattatgtaaatatgttaCCTTCCCACAACcctctgcaggcagtgaagggcgATACAGACGTGggacgttgtggacttgagcaccaACGCCTCACTCTACTAATTTctgtttctattcctttgcttatttaattattatttatgtcagactggcgaatggaggttgaGACCGATAGACGTTGTATCCCCATCGCAATATGGGTGCTACTTCTGTAGTGACCTCCAAGacttagaatacattttatatctcacattatagcttgtaccctcgGGATCCTTTCATAAGTGCATGCGTTATTTTTACTTTGTCTCGACTTTTGTTTATAcaaagtatgtgtatatatatttatgtaagacTGCACACATTATGACCAAAAAGTCATGATGAATAAgttatgttgaaataaatattcgtgcaaattttgaaaacaaatgggATATTATCTGTTCGCTGTACGCATATAAACttctattttttttagaattgtcCGTGTAATTATACAACAACTGTAATAAACAGTTCAAAATAATTCCACTCTTTAATAGcattattatttgttcaaaagTAGCAAAGAGTTCTAAACAGCTCCACTatttactagtgttattgtttgttCAAGAGTAATAAACAGTTCCAAACAGCTCCACTATTTACTAGTGTTATTATTTGTTCAAGAGTAATAAACAGTTCTAAACAGCTCCACTatttactagtgttattgtttgttCAAGAGTAATAAACAGTTCTAAACAGCTCCACTatttactagtgttattgtttgttCAAGAGTAATAAACAGTTCCAAACAGCTCCACTatttactagtgttattgtttgttCAAGAGTAATAAACAGTTCCAAACAGCTCCACTatttactagtgttattgtttgttCAAGAGTAATAAACAGTTCTAAACAGCTCCACTatttactagtgttattgtttgttCAAGAGTAATAAACAGTTCTAAACAGCTCCACTATTTACTAGTGTTATGGTTTGTTCAAGAGTAATAAACAGTTCTAAACAGCTCCACTAtttactagtgttactgtttgttcaagagtaataaacagttataaaaagcTCCCCACTTGAATAgtattactgtttgttgaaagataataaacagttataaagagctccacactttactagtgttactgtttgttgaaggataataaacagttataaagagctccacactttactagtgttactgtttgttgaaagataataaacatatTCTAAAGAGCTCCAGactttactagtgttactgtttgttgaagggtaataaacagttataaagagctccacactttactagtgttactgtttgttgaaagataataaactgttataaagagctccacactttattagtgttactgtttgttgaaagataataaacagttataaagagctccacactttaTTAGTGTTctgtttgttgaaagataataaacagttataaagagctccacactttattagtgttactgtttagataataaacagttataaagagctccacactttactagtgttactgtttgttgaaagataataaacagttataaagagctccacactttactagtgttactgtttgttgaaagataataaacagttataaagagctccacactttactagtgttactgtttgttgaaagataataaacagttataaagagctccacactttactagtgttactgtttgttgaaagataataaacagttataaagagctccacactttactagtgttactgtttgttgaaagataataaacagttataagagctccacactttagtagtgttactgtttgttgaaggataataaacagttataaagagctccacgctttactagtgttactgtttgttgaaggataataaatagttataaagagctccacactttattagtgttactgtttagataataaacagttataaagagctccacactttactagtgttactgtttgttgaaagataataaacagttataaagagctccacactttactagtgttactgtttgttgaaagataataaacagttataaagagctccacactttactagtgttactgtttgttgaaagataataaacagttataaagagctccacactttactagtgttactgtttgttaaaagataataaacatattcaaaaaagctccacactttactagtgtcattgtttgttgaaagataataaacagttataaagagctccacactttactagtgttactgtttgttgaaagataataaacagttataaagagctTTACACtttactactgttactgtttgttgaaagataataaacagttataaagagctccacactttactagtgttactgtttgttgaaagataataaacagttataaagagctccacactttattagtgttactgtttgttgaaagataataaacatatTCTAAACAGCTCCATactttactagtgttactgtttgttgaaagataataaacagttataaagagctccacactttattagtgttactgtttgttgaaagataataaacatatTCTAAACAGCTCCATACTTTACTAGTGTTAGTGtgtgttgaaagataataaacagttataaagagctccacactttaCTAGTGTTACTCTGtgttgaaggataataaacagttataaagagctccacactttagtagtgttactgtttgttgagagataataaacagttataagagctccacactttactagtgttactgtttgttgaaggataataaacagttataaagagctccacactttactagtgttactgtttgttgaaggataataaatagttataaagagctccacactttattagtgttactgtttagataataaacagttataaagacctccacactttactagtgttactgtttgttgaaagataataaacatattctaaagagctccacactttactagtgttactgtttgttgaagggtaataaacagttataaagagctccacacttgaatagtattactgtttgttgaaagataataaacagttataaagagctccacactttactagtgttactgtttgttgaaagataataaacagttataaagagctccacactttactagtgttactgtttgttgaaagataataaacagttataaagagctccacactttaATAGTGTTACTGTGtgttgaaggataataaacagttataaagagctccacactttactagtgttactgtttgttgaaggataataaacagttataaagagctccacactttattagtgttgctgtttgttgaaagataataaacagttataaagagctccacactttactagtgttactgtttgttgaaggataataaacagttataaagagctccacactttattagtgttgctgtttgttgaaggataataaacagttatagaGCTCCACATtttactagtgttactgtttgttgaaggataataaacagttataaagagctccacactttactagtgttactgtttgttgaaagataataaacagttttaagttgtttcacttgtaaatttattttcaaactccgggtgtattttataaagttcatacTCGTTTCTCTGCCTGCTATATAAACAGAAGGTTTATAGTTAAATATATCGGAACGTtatcagaatattaaatattcataacttCATGTTCCCAGTCCACGTTTTATTTCCGTAAACTAAACTTCTGTATTGGTGAGGCTTAAGAAAGGGATCTTGATCCACCTTTGTTTTTAGTTTAGGTTCTTATCACAGACAATCCTCCAGTGGCagagcggcatgtctgcggaatcAATATGctagaaatagggtttcgatactcgtaatgGGAAAAGCGCagattgtgtaggtttgtgtttacAAACATATTAGATAAGTTATCATGACACATATTTTCTCAGGAACCACAAACATGAACGAAAATATCTGCTAACATGTTAAAATCAATAGACTTGATTACCATGTTAAAATCAATAGACTTAATTAtaggtttaaataaataaaataaaactacccTCTTGAACAAATCGTCCtcgaaagaataaataaaatatgttagaaatttttgtgtatatttgttagTTATGATAATTGTAGAACTTACCTCAGTGTATACTAACGTTACGTGAACAAAGATCACAGAAGATAGGCTTAGGAACGCCATGGTAACTTTCTCGTCGCTAGATTTCCGTTTCAATACGACGAAACAATTCGTTCGATCTGCACAGATTGCTCGTACGGCTCATACAAAAGGAAAATTAACGAAAGCTCTGAGCGAGTCTGAATGGTGCGAGTTGGAAGTTAAGTTACGAGGCACGCGCCACGCTGACAACGCCTGCGATGGAGAACTTTTTGTTAAAACTCTGCAGTGGATGGCGATGACTTATTCATAATAACGTGAGACAGGTCCACAGAAACGGCCTCGCCCTTCCAATCGTGGACAGCAAGCTTTCAAAacgttttttattctttttattgttgtttttctaaagtaATTTGACGAACACAAAGACAAACAAGAACAAACTGTTTTCTAATTGATTTAATATACTTTCTTGTAGGTTCCTAAACTAACCTGAATAGAACGAATCCACCGAACGAGCTAGCAATTAGCTTAATACGTGAACAATCACAGTCTATTGAATGTTCTACTTTTGTGCTGTTGTTAGACATGTGTAGGACGtaacacaatataaaaataactaaccaTCAATTTTTTCgtgttgtttcatttctgttctgTCTGATTATTGGCATACTTGTGTTGtctgattattatttttgtatttctgatTATTGTTATCGTTGTGTCGTCTGATTATTTTCACACTTGTGTTGTCTTTATTGTTATCTTTGTGTTGTCTTTATTGTTATCTTTGTGTCGTCTGAATATTATTATCGTTGTGTTGTCTGATTATATTGTCATACTTGTGTTGTCTgattattatatttgtgtttctgATTATTGTCGTAGTTGTGTTGTTCGATTATCGTCATATTTG comes from Tachypleus tridentatus isolate NWPU-2018 chromosome 12, ASM421037v1, whole genome shotgun sequence and encodes:
- the LOC143234570 gene encoding uncharacterized protein LOC143234570 yields the protein MAFLSLSSVIFVHVTLVYTEECSCPDLEVTTEPQAPDWLEMNVVAGFRVWQLLFLSIAGLIVLVVLLCCFMKCRIPRTKQEIEADYHRKQLTRTFRSHLNKIGMDDITFKVALEKVQERYEEEHKFETENKKTYSESPELSDRDDQLILPDDDKDDLSTNIAVVDGSKNRWTLLRRLQRVISGIKTKKNDV